actgtTCCATAATGAAAATTGTGTATTATTAATATGAAATTGTAagtaataatttcatatttatactAGCTCATGGTTCATTTTAAGTATATCTATGAACAGTTCTTGTTTTCAAAATACTTTTAGGACTTTGATATTTTGATGTTCCTAACTGACTAACAGCCTTTAGAGGCGTTCTACGAGAATCTACTGTAGGCTTTTTTACTAGTGCCTTAGCACTTTTAGGTGTTTTTACAGTCAATGGTTTCTTAATATGTGGAGTTTTACATAGTGCATTGCTATCGGCTTTGTACGTACTCAACCTTGACTCCTGCAATAACGGAGACCCTTTTTTTACCGAAGGCGGTGTTTTTACAGTAATATTCTCCTTCTGGTGATTTGTTGCATTAGAAATCATATTAAGTTGCTTATTTTGAGAAATGTAATAACACGTTTTACCACCTTTCTGAATCAAATTTGAAGTCGCGTTTTCTGTTTCCACTATAATTTGAGAAGGTGAATGCCTCgagtttttgttttttacattTCTGCTCGACTTTCGACACTGATCATTAGTTGTACTTagtaaatcattttttttatttaaaatagcaTTTTGTCCGTATACTTTTGTTGTACATTCATCGAATAATTTAGCTTTAGCTAATACCATTCCAGCATTTTGAGTTCTTAATTTCGCAATCGATGCACGACCAGTTTGAGTAACCGGGGTATTCGTTTGGGTAGCCGAGGTAAAATATCCCTCAGCATCTTTCCAGGACATAGTTGCTTTTCTCCAACCATCAAATTTCGGAGTCGATTTAGTGGCAgatgtattatttaaaataatactttgCTGACTGTTTgtcttcttcaatttttcaactttttcaacGGAATATGTATTTGTATTTGTAAATTCATTACCATGGAAAGATGACACCCGGCGTACTGTCGTGTGTATTCTATTCTTTATTGGAAGTGCTTCAGTTGCAATATAATTTAAATCGTCGTTTGATGCAAGTGCACTTGAATTGTTAAGTTTTTTAcgtacattatttattattacatttttgtCTTCTTCCCAAAAAgaagtagatatagtatcatCTTTTATATAATTTGGTGAAAAATGTTTCTCATTATGGAGATAAGCATTATTTAATTCTTGATTAGATTGTACATGCGACTGTAAATCTGATCCATGAGAAATATGCCACGAAGAAGTTCGCTTAACACGTTTACTATGAAATCAAGAAAGAAACTAAATTAGTCACTATCAGATTAAACTCTAAGTCAACATCATAATATAAGTATTCAATTTACCTCATCATTCTCTCCTGTGATCGTCTTCTTAAATTTCCTATTTTTCGAGCACTTGGAGATCGGATAATTTTATGTTCGCCCGATCTTCTAATTTTAAGTTCTTTACCAAGTTTCCTAGCTAAATAGTCGGTTGTTACCGTACTTTCAATACTAGCTTCTTCTAAAGTTTTTTCATAGGCAGTTTGTACTTTTTTTACAGAGTGTGGTGATAAATTATCTTTTTCCTCATCATTCACGCATCCAAGCTCTTGAGAAAGGCGAGATTCAATCGCTGAAAccctatttttaatttcctcatattcgcttTTCGGTATTGTAACATATTCTTCAGACTCGTTGTCCACAGATGTGACTTTAATACGTGAATATGTTTCCAGATTATTTACGGTTACTCTGTTCTTTAGCGGGTATAAATACatttgatcaaaattattcgcaATCTTTAATTCTTCTGAATTTAAGTTAATTTGTGGATGAGATTTACTAATATCACTTTTTTTTGCTAACAAGGCCTGCTCGTCATTATCATCCGATAAATTAATGTTTGCGTCAATGAAAACGTTGTTATACTCTCTATGAAGATCATTTGACGTttcgttattttttaaaattaatttcatctgTGATGAACCATCGCTGTATGTTCTATGTGTTCTTTGTGAATCAGATTTATCATTAACGGAACTCCACCGTCGTTCCGTATATGTTTCGGTACCTTCATCgttaattttctgtaaatagaaaaatttttaacatgcaaaatattattaaaatcaaataaatcattaataaaataaatgatttaaacaGTCTTACTGATTTCCTTGGTACAAAACGATCCAAGCTGAGTCTCATTTTCTTAGATTTATCAGTTTTATCTGAATTCCTCCTAAAACatagtaaatatatatattaaatagtaAATATATAACATAtacacgaaacatttaaataCATACTTTTTCTTTGCAGTTTGAGAATCTGAGTAttcaacttttctttttttggtaCTTTTATTATTTGATGCATGCAATGCATCATAATTTTCAGGAATTCTTTGATTATCAGATACATTATCATCTTCAGGTGCACTATTCTTGCCAACCATCTTTTTTAAACCATTAAATACtcctgaataaaaatattcaaatcttAATAGTTATTTATACATAAGTACATTCTTTAACGTTTAGTAATTAAGTTAGTAAAGCTTCTTTCCTGGTTTTTATTATCAGAAAATTTAAACAGTAATTACTATGAACAGATCCAGACATACTTAGATTGAGATTGGAGGCACTTAGATGTGGCTTACGTGTAAGACTTCCACTGCGAtgtttttttttcctcaacTTTGAATGCAAATGACTACCAGATACATCTAATTCATTGTCTGTGCTACCAATTGTTTCCATAGAAACAGCTTGTGTTATATGATCTGGTAAAATACCAATACTCTCtgcattttcaattaaaatctatacttgtaaaatataataaattaataatttattaaaaatgtataattgtattaagataaatttattaccttaacaataattaaatgtaattcaaGACGTGTTCTTACAGCAGACATACTAACTTCTTGTAAAGGCATAACATTTGGTCCAATAACTTTAGCTAAATTATCaacattcattttattttgtttctcaTATAGAGATACTTTTTTCAGAAATTCCATAAAATATGCTAATGTATTAAGATGGTGCGGTGGCAAGAGAATACAAGCTAATAACAATGCTTGTACACGAAATGTTTTAAGCATAGcacaatgtataaataaatcatgATATACATAAGGGATTAATGGTTCTGGTAAATCCCTGAGAAaagtttttaaacaattagctacATCAATTGCATGGTGTTTATCTCCTAATATATCACCATTATCTAAACAGATCATTAATTCTTTTTGTCTTAGTTGAGATCCTGCTTTCCTGAACAACCCTTCTTgagtaatatatttttctaaaaatgcaGTTGCTTGACTAATAAAAACGGGTACGTGAACAATACCACCCGAAGATAAATTCACAACATCTAATGGTTGATAGGATAAAGAAGTCTTAAAAActtttttcgaaatttgtttagTTCCCTCCAGTATTTCAGTTTTAAACATACTCTTTTTAAATCGGTATTTAACCCCATAGTTACGGAGGTCGCTAACGACTGAATGATATACAGTTTCTTTATGTAAAACATCGTAAATTAACATGtttttactttgaaaatataaacTGTTCAGTcataaattataacaaaattcTCTGTCTGTAAACTACAAAAAGATATAACAAAGTTCTCATGTTATAAACAAATGTAATCAAACACAAATCAGTATCAAAACTATCCTTAACTGACATACAATGTTGCCAACTACATAGTcaaatttctttataaaaaagtatcgaTTAATCGATAACTCCTATTGACGATAACGTAGTTTAAATCAATGTAACGCGGGAAGACAATTTTATGCAATCTTTATAGGGTTTATAAAATTGCATctacttttttatattattataaatacaatTCGTGGAATTCTTTTTGTAACCCATTATGTCTCGAAGGAATATGTTTAAATACTATCAGTTATTATTTAGTAAATTAAACCAATGTATAAAATGTCAATTTGTCAATTGTTTTTTCGTAACAAATAAACAACGACGTGGGGTTAAGTCATTATGTACGTTattattgttaaaatttatttaatatctcaAAAATCAATGtctgttttatatattttgtataattttaaatacaaactCGCTGTACAAGGCATATACAATAGCCGGTTGATTTAAATCCTTACATCATTGAATGCAaccatattttaaaatattttaattgtaaaatctgaaaaattaattgctacgtaaataatgatattttctcAAACGTTTCGATTGATGTAGCGTATAAAATACTACAGATCAATACGAGTCTCCGCGAGATACGTGTAGCAATTTCTCTGTCTCTACAGATGCGGACTTATGTATTTAGAACAGTACAAGTCTGGTCTAACTTTAGAAATTGATTTTGTACCTAAATTGTATTTTCACAAGTTCAGTAATTGTCatttaataatacataataa
The sequence above is a segment of the Osmia lignaria lignaria isolate PbOS001 chromosome 12, iyOsmLign1, whole genome shotgun sequence genome. Coding sequences within it:
- the LOC117602682 gene encoding uncharacterized protein LOC117602682 isoform X1 codes for the protein MLIYDVLHKETVYHSVVSDLRNYGVKYRFKKSMFKTEILEGTKQISKKVFKTSLSYQPLDVVNLSSGGIVHVPVFISQATAFLEKYITQEGLFRKAGSQLRQKELMICLDNGDILGDKHHAIDVANCLKTFLRDLPEPLIPYVYHDLFIHCAMLKTFRVQALLLACILLPPHHLNTLAYFMEFLKKVSLYEKQNKMNVDNLAKVIGPNVMPLQEVSMSAVRTRLELHLIIVKILIENAESIGILPDHITQAVSMETIGSTDNELDVSGSHLHSKLRKKKHRSGSLTRKPHLSASNLNLRVFNGLKKMVGKNSAPEDDNVSDNQRIPENYDALHASNNKSTKKRKVEYSDSQTAKKKRNSDKTDKSKKMRLSLDRFVPRKSKINDEGTETYTERRWSSVNDKSDSQRTHRTYSDGSSQMKLILKNNETSNDLHREYNNVFIDANINLSDDNDEQALLAKKSDISKSHPQINLNSEELKIANNFDQMYLYPLKNRVTVNNLETYSRIKVTSVDNESEEYVTIPKSEYEEIKNRVSAIESRLSQELGCVNDEEKDNLSPHSVKKVQTAYEKTLEEASIESTVTTDYLARKLGKELKIRRSGEHKIIRSPSARKIGNLRRRSQERMMSKRVKRTSSWHISHGSDLQSHVQSNQELNNAYLHNEKHFSPNYIKDDTISTSFWEEDKNVIINNVRKKLNNSSALASNDDLNYIATEALPIKNRIHTTVRRVSSFHGNEFTNTNTYSVEKVEKLKKTNSQQSIILNNTSATKSTPKFDGWRKATMSWKDAEGYFTSATQTNTPVTQTGRASIAKLRTQNAGMVLAKAKLFDECTTKVYGQNAILNKKNDLLSTTNDQCRKSSRNVKNKNSRHSPSQIIVETENATSNLIQKGGKTCYYISQNKQLNMISNATNHQKENITVKTPPSVKKGSPLLQESRLSTYKADSNALCKTPHIKKPLTVKTPKSAKALVKKPTVDSRRTPLKAVSQLGTSKYQSPKSILKTRTVHRYT
- the LOC117602682 gene encoding uncharacterized protein LOC117602682 isoform X2; its protein translation is MLIYDVLHKETVYHSVVSDLRNYGVKYRFKKSMFKTEILEGTKQISKKVFKTSLSYQPLDVVNLSSGGIVHVPVFISQATAFLEKYITQEGLFRKAGSQLRQKELMICLDNGDILGDKHHAIDVANCLKTFLRDLPEPLIPYVYHDLFIHCAMLKTFRVQALLLACILLPPHHLNTLAYFMEFLKKVSLYEKQNKMNVDNLAKVIGPNVMPLQEVSMSAVRTRLELHLIIVKILIENAESIGILPDHITQAVSMETIGSTDNELDVSGSHLHSKLRKKKHRSGSLTRVFNGLKKMVGKNSAPEDDNVSDNQRIPENYDALHASNNKSTKKRKVEYSDSQTAKKKRNSDKTDKSKKMRLSLDRFVPRKSKINDEGTETYTERRWSSVNDKSDSQRTHRTYSDGSSQMKLILKNNETSNDLHREYNNVFIDANINLSDDNDEQALLAKKSDISKSHPQINLNSEELKIANNFDQMYLYPLKNRVTVNNLETYSRIKVTSVDNESEEYVTIPKSEYEEIKNRVSAIESRLSQELGCVNDEEKDNLSPHSVKKVQTAYEKTLEEASIESTVTTDYLARKLGKELKIRRSGEHKIIRSPSARKIGNLRRRSQERMMSKRVKRTSSWHISHGSDLQSHVQSNQELNNAYLHNEKHFSPNYIKDDTISTSFWEEDKNVIINNVRKKLNNSSALASNDDLNYIATEALPIKNRIHTTVRRVSSFHGNEFTNTNTYSVEKVEKLKKTNSQQSIILNNTSATKSTPKFDGWRKATMSWKDAEGYFTSATQTNTPVTQTGRASIAKLRTQNAGMVLAKAKLFDECTTKVYGQNAILNKKNDLLSTTNDQCRKSSRNVKNKNSRHSPSQIIVETENATSNLIQKGGKTCYYISQNKQLNMISNATNHQKENITVKTPPSVKKGSPLLQESRLSTYKADSNALCKTPHIKKPLTVKTPKSAKALVKKPTVDSRRTPLKAVSQLGTSKYQSPKSILKTRTVHRYT